The proteins below are encoded in one region of Alistipes indistinctus YIT 12060:
- the nuoL gene encoding NADH-quinone oxidoreductase subunit L: MEYTILILILPLLSFLCLGLLGTKLRPFVSGCIGSIVLAAVAAMSYTVAAQYFSTARVDGIYQPWTVFNVEWLGFTQNLHIDLGILLDPISVMMLVVISTVSLMVHIYSLGYMKGEVGFQRYYAFLSLFTFSMLGLVVATNIFQMYIFWELVGVSSYLLIGFYYTKPEAIAASKKAFIVTRFADMFFLIGILLLSYFTQTFNFGEITSSAAGNGSIFAGAAGKTFMGCSVMAWAMALIFIGGAGKSAMFPLHIWLPDAMEGPTPVSALIHAATMVVAGVYLVARLFPVYYFQTPEVLVGIAVVGAFTSLFAAVIACVQTDIKRVLAFSTISQIGFMMVALGVSGYGGHHGLGYMAGMFHLFTHAMFKALLFLGAGAIIHAVHSNEMSHMGGLRKQLPITHITFLIACLAIAGIPPFSGFFSKDEILSAAFMFSPAMGWVMTFIAALTAFYMFRLYYRIFWGTPSEHEHTPHEAPGTMTTPLIILAAITCVAGFIPFGKFVTSDGAPYIIHLDPAVAITSVVIACISIGIATWFYRRQNPIPGKLESTFKGLYTAAYHRFYIDEVYMFVTKKIIFGGICSGIAWFDRHVVDGSLNGIAAVTQRLSLAIRGLQSGQVQWYAYVFLIGTLALTILIVFC, encoded by the coding sequence ATGGAATATACGATACTCATCCTGATCCTGCCGTTGCTGAGTTTCCTCTGCCTCGGCCTGCTGGGTACCAAGCTCCGGCCGTTCGTTTCGGGCTGCATCGGTTCGATCGTGCTGGCTGCGGTCGCTGCGATGTCCTATACGGTAGCGGCGCAGTACTTTTCGACGGCACGCGTCGACGGCATCTACCAGCCGTGGACGGTGTTCAACGTCGAGTGGCTCGGTTTCACGCAGAACCTGCACATCGACCTGGGCATCCTGCTCGATCCGATTTCGGTGATGATGCTGGTGGTCATCTCCACCGTGTCGCTGATGGTACATATCTACAGCCTCGGCTACATGAAAGGCGAGGTGGGCTTCCAGCGTTATTACGCATTCCTGTCGCTGTTCACCTTTTCGATGCTGGGGCTGGTCGTGGCCACCAATATTTTCCAGATGTACATTTTCTGGGAGTTGGTGGGCGTTTCCTCCTACCTGCTCATCGGGTTCTACTATACGAAGCCCGAGGCGATCGCCGCATCGAAAAAGGCTTTTATCGTGACGCGATTCGCCGATATGTTCTTCCTGATCGGTATCCTGCTCTTATCGTACTTTACCCAGACATTCAACTTCGGGGAAATTACCTCGAGCGCAGCCGGTAACGGCAGCATCTTCGCAGGAGCTGCGGGCAAGACCTTCATGGGGTGCTCGGTGATGGCCTGGGCGATGGCGCTGATCTTTATCGGCGGTGCCGGTAAATCGGCGATGTTCCCGCTGCATATCTGGCTGCCCGACGCGATGGAAGGTCCGACCCCGGTATCGGCGCTGATCCATGCCGCGACGATGGTCGTGGCCGGCGTCTACCTGGTCGCACGCCTCTTTCCGGTGTATTACTTCCAGACTCCCGAGGTGCTCGTGGGCATTGCGGTGGTCGGAGCGTTCACCTCGCTGTTCGCGGCGGTGATCGCCTGTGTGCAGACCGACATCAAGCGCGTGCTCGCCTTCTCGACCATTTCGCAGATCGGTTTCATGATGGTGGCCCTCGGCGTATCGGGTTACGGCGGACACCACGGCCTCGGTTACATGGCCGGTATGTTCCACCTCTTCACGCATGCTATGTTCAAGGCGCTGCTGTTCCTCGGTGCCGGTGCGATCATCCATGCCGTACACAGCAACGAAATGAGCCACATGGGCGGCCTGCGCAAACAGCTTCCCATTACGCACATCACCTTCCTGATCGCCTGCCTCGCGATTGCGGGTATTCCGCCCTTCTCGGGCTTCTTCAGCAAGGACGAAATCCTCTCTGCGGCATTCATGTTCAGTCCTGCGATGGGCTGGGTGATGACCTTCATCGCTGCGCTGACGGCCTTCTATATGTTCCGTCTTTACTATCGTATTTTCTGGGGCACTCCTTCGGAGCACGAGCATACGCCGCATGAAGCCCCCGGTACGATGACCACGCCGCTGATTATTCTCGCTGCCATTACCTGTGTGGCCGGATTTATACCTTTCGGTAAATTCGTTACCAGCGACGGAGCGCCTTACATCATCCACCTCGATCCGGCCGTGGCCATCACCAGCGTAGTGATCGCCTGCATTTCGATCGGTATCGCGACGTGGTTCTACCGCCGCCAGAATCCGATTCCCGGCAAACTCGAATCTACTTTCAAAGGACTCTATACCGCAGCTTATCACCGTTTCTATATCGATGAGGTATATATGTTCGTCACCAAGAAGATTATCTTCGGCGGGATTTGTTCGGGTATCGCCTGGTTCGACCGCCATGTGGTGGACGGCTCGCTCAACGGCATCGCCGCGGTTACGCAGCGCCTCTCGCTGGCTATTCGCGGCCTGCAGTCCGGCCAGGTACAGTGGTATGCTTATGTATTCCTGATCGGCACGCTGGCGCTGACGATCCTGATCGTGTTTTGTTAA
- a CDS encoding complex I subunit 4 family protein codes for MNFLSLFVLIPILMLGGLFLSRNMKQIRWVAATGASLLLVLSVVLTFLFLGERAAGNDAEMLFMAEMPWFTPLNINYSVGVDGISVAMLLLSSVIVFTGVFASWKIDPLPKEFFLWFCLLSTGVYGFFISIDLFTMFLFYEVALIPMYLLIGVWGTGRKEYSAMKLTLMLMGGSALLLVGILGIYFFTGAESGYYTMNLLEIARGTIPVGVQYYLFPLTFIGFGVLGALFPFHTWSPDGHASAPTAVSMLHAGVLMKLGGYGCFRVAIYLMPEAANELAWIFLILTGISVVYGAFSACVQTDLKYINAYSSVSHCGLVLFAILMLNQTAMTGAVLQMLSHGLMTALFFALIGMIYGRTHTRDIREMGGLMKIMPFLGVCYVIAGLASLGLPGLSGFVAEMTVFVGSFEHHDTFHRVLTIAACTSIVITAVYILRVVGKLLYGKVYDQHHLTLTDAVWYERFSVVTLIVAIAGLGMMPLWVSDMIQQSLLPVIEQLTR; via the coding sequence ATGAACTTCTTATCGTTATTTGTGCTGATACCCATCCTGATGCTCGGCGGGCTGTTCCTTTCCCGCAACATGAAGCAGATCCGTTGGGTAGCTGCTACGGGAGCCTCGCTACTGCTGGTGCTCTCGGTCGTGCTGACGTTCCTCTTCCTGGGTGAACGCGCCGCCGGGAACGATGCCGAAATGCTTTTCATGGCCGAAATGCCGTGGTTCACGCCGCTCAATATCAATTATTCTGTCGGGGTAGACGGAATTTCGGTAGCGATGCTGCTGCTTTCGTCGGTGATTGTGTTCACGGGTGTGTTTGCGTCGTGGAAGATCGATCCGCTGCCCAAAGAGTTTTTCTTGTGGTTCTGCCTGCTCTCGACGGGGGTTTACGGCTTTTTCATTTCGATCGACCTCTTCACGATGTTCCTCTTCTATGAAGTGGCGCTGATCCCGATGTACCTGCTGATCGGGGTGTGGGGCACGGGCCGCAAGGAATACTCGGCCATGAAGCTGACCCTGATGCTGATGGGCGGTTCCGCGCTGTTGCTGGTGGGTATCCTCGGTATCTATTTCTTCACCGGTGCCGAAAGCGGTTACTACACGATGAACCTTCTGGAGATCGCCCGGGGAACCATTCCCGTAGGCGTGCAATATTACTTATTCCCGCTGACTTTCATCGGTTTCGGCGTGTTGGGAGCGCTTTTCCCGTTCCACACCTGGTCTCCCGACGGTCACGCTTCGGCTCCTACGGCGGTGTCGATGCTCCATGCGGGGGTGCTGATGAAGCTGGGCGGTTACGGCTGCTTCCGGGTTGCGATCTACCTGATGCCTGAAGCTGCAAATGAACTGGCGTGGATCTTCCTGATCCTGACCGGGATCAGCGTTGTATACGGAGCTTTCTCCGCCTGCGTACAGACCGACCTCAAGTATATCAACGCCTACTCTTCGGTGAGTCACTGTGGTTTGGTTCTCTTTGCGATCCTGATGCTGAACCAGACGGCGATGACCGGTGCCGTGTTGCAGATGCTCTCGCACGGTCTGATGACGGCCCTCTTCTTCGCACTGATCGGTATGATCTACGGACGTACGCACACGCGTGACATCCGCGAGATGGGCGGCCTGATGAAAATCATGCCGTTCCTCGGTGTGTGCTACGTGATTGCGGGTCTCGCATCGCTCGGCCTCCCGGGCCTGAGCGGTTTCGTGGCCGAAATGACCGTTTTTGTCGGTTCGTTCGAACATCACGATACATTCCATCGCGTGCTGACCATCGCGGCCTGCACATCGATCGTCATCACCGCGGTTTATATCCTGCGCGTGGTGGGCAAGCTGCTTTACGGCAAAGTATACGACCAGCATCACCTGACGCTTACCGATGCCGTATGGTACGAGCGTTTCTCGGTCGTGACGCTGATCGTTGCGATTGCCGGTCTGGGTATGATGCCGTTGTGGGTGTCGGACATGATCCAGCAGAGCCTCTTACCCGTAATTGAACAATTAACCCGATAA
- a CDS encoding NADH-quinone oxidoreductase subunit N encodes MDYSSFLEMKAELSLVAVMVILLIYDLFAGEKGMRWFQPLACILVAAQILYNIVPTGNVEILGGMYQSTPMASVLKTILTIGTLIVFLQARNWLERDAIIRRGEFYFLTLSTLLGMYFMISAGNFMLFYLGLETASIPMATLVAFDKYKHKSAEAGAKYILNAAFASGLSLYGLSLLYGTTGTLYFADIPMMLDGSALQIMAMIFFLVGLFFKISLVPFHLWTPDVYEGAPTSVTAYLSVISKGAGAFVLLTILIKVFAPFVLQWQAMLYGLIILTITVANLFAIRQKNLKRFLAYSSVSQAGYIMLGVIGGNPLGMTALVYYVLVYLVSNLAAFGVISAVEYKTGKVTMDDYNGLYQTNPKLSFVMMIALFSLAGIPPFAGFFSKFFIFVSAAQMGFYVLVFIALLNTIISLYYYLLVVKAMFINKNDAPIEKFRSDNYMRLSLVVCSAGIILLGILSVVYDSLVPLSFGM; translated from the coding sequence ATGGATTACAGTAGTTTTTTGGAGATGAAAGCGGAGCTGTCACTCGTCGCGGTGATGGTGATCCTGTTGATATACGACCTGTTCGCCGGGGAAAAGGGCATGCGCTGGTTCCAGCCGCTGGCCTGTATCCTGGTGGCCGCCCAGATCCTCTATAACATTGTTCCTACGGGCAATGTCGAGATTCTCGGCGGGATGTACCAGTCCACTCCGATGGCGAGCGTTCTCAAAACCATCCTCACGATCGGTACGTTGATCGTCTTCCTGCAGGCCCGTAATTGGCTCGAAAGGGATGCTATTATCCGGCGCGGGGAGTTCTATTTCCTGACGCTCTCTACGCTGTTGGGTATGTATTTCATGATTTCGGCGGGCAATTTCATGCTTTTCTATTTAGGGCTGGAAACCGCGTCGATCCCGATGGCTACGCTCGTGGCTTTCGATAAGTACAAGCACAAATCGGCCGAAGCCGGTGCGAAATATATCCTGAACGCCGCCTTTGCATCGGGTTTGTCGCTGTACGGCCTGTCGCTGCTTTACGGTACGACCGGAACGCTCTATTTCGCCGACATCCCGATGATGCTCGACGGCAGCGCACTGCAGATCATGGCGATGATTTTCTTCCTCGTGGGCCTTTTCTTCAAGATTTCGCTTGTGCCGTTCCACCTCTGGACGCCGGACGTCTACGAAGGTGCGCCGACGAGCGTGACCGCTTACCTGTCTGTCATCTCGAAAGGTGCGGGAGCATTCGTGCTGCTGACGATCCTGATCAAGGTGTTCGCCCCCTTCGTACTGCAATGGCAGGCGATGCTATACGGGCTGATCATCCTGACGATCACCGTGGCCAACCTTTTTGCGATCCGCCAGAAGAACCTCAAGCGTTTCCTCGCTTACTCATCGGTGTCACAGGCCGGTTACATCATGCTGGGCGTGATCGGCGGCAACCCGCTGGGCATGACCGCACTGGTGTATTATGTACTGGTCTATCTGGTTTCGAACCTCGCTGCATTCGGCGTGATTTCGGCTGTGGAGTACAAGACCGGTAAGGTGACGATGGACGATTACAACGGCCTGTACCAGACCAACCCGAAGTTGAGTTTCGTGATGATGATCGCGCTCTTTTCGTTGGCCGGTATTCCGCCGTTCGCCGGGTTCTTCAGTAAGTTCTTCATTTTCGTGTCGGCCGCTCAGATGGGCTTCTACGTATTGGTGTTCATCGCACTGCTCAATACGATTATCTCGCTCTACTACTACCTGTTGGTGGTTAAGGCGATGTTCATCAACAAAAACGACGCGCCGATCGAAAAATTCCGCAGCGACAATTACATGCGCCTCAGCCTCGTGGTCTGCAGCGCCGGTATTATCCTGCTGGGTATTCTGAGCGTGGTGTACGACAGTCTGGTTCCGCTGAGCTTCGGCATGTAG